In Clupea harengus chromosome 23, Ch_v2.0.2, whole genome shotgun sequence, the sequence ACTTAATTTAGGGTTGCCAGGTTTTAATAAGAATTCCTCCAGTTAGGATTATGCATTTTCATAAAGGCACATCTTAAAGACcacattgtgttgtgtgagtggtCATGCTGTCTAACCCAGTGTGACCTGCGTTGTGTACACGAGTAGTCCCGCACCGGACTCGAACTCGCGACTTCGGGGAGTCTTTTAAATGTAAGGTTTAAAGTAGCCAACAATGCACATTGTATGCGTTGATTTGTTTTATGCAAGTAGCCTACTTGGTTTTATGTTAACCCTTTTACCGTACCACAATGAAAAAAGGAGGCATCTCTACCAACCTGGACACCCGATTGAAAagtgttctgttgttttctcTATTTCATCGCGCGCCTTCACCCAGTATAAAAAGACGCGCGCCAAACGCATCCTTCCCGTCACACCGTTGAACTCTTCAGGAAAGGTAGGCAGAAACTATACGTACTAGAAGTGCCGTGTTGTATGTTAGCATTTAGGCATAGGCTACCATTATATAGGCGTATTAATGTTATTACTGATACTGTTGCCTAAAGACTATAAAATTGGCCCACAAGTGGCCAACTGTTTAATGAACCTTAAAGGTTGTGGTGTGACATAAACCAACGAATGTAAATTACCACCTCTGAATTGGCATGTTGAATAATGGAAGGCCACTGATGGTTGGATGTCTCTATCTTCACACAGGTCGTGTCTGAATTACTCTTTCCCTCTTGAAACTACCAATACGCAAGATGTCTTCCACTTCCAAGAAGCATCAGTCCTTCTGCTCCGAACCGATGAAGGGCAAGCCCGTCACCGCTCTTCCCGGGATAGGACCCGCGCGTGGCAGCCAGCTGCAGTCGCAAGGCTACCACAAGGCCACCGATGTCTTTGGCAAGTACCTGACCGTGCACGAGAACCGCAACGAGTTCCAGGGCTGGCTGAAGGACCAAAGCGGGGCCAACTTCAAGCAGCAGGGAGACTGCTACCATGCACTGCGGGATTGGAGCGACAACAACCTGTAGAGCGTCTGTCAACACGCTGTTGTTCTTTTCTCCCCTTAAAAGGTCAAGATGTTTTTAGACCTGGCTTTGTCAACCTAATTAGgctactgtaaaatgttttgcttATGTTCAAATCCAGTGAAGATTGACTACTAGTGTAAAATTGGCTTCTGGTGTGCTGGTCGATAAGATGGGCATGAGGGTCTGCTATCTTTGTTATCCATTATTGATATATTTGAGGGGAATTCTGAAATACAgtagtatttttttattttattttttttctcttgagaGCTTCTCTAACGTTGAACTTGTTTTAATGGGAAAAATAAAGAATGAACAGTATAAGTGTTCATTGTTCTCTTTGATTCAGTTTGGGAAAAAccacattttt encodes:
- the LOC116218665 gene encoding barrier-to-autointegration factor-like — encoded protein: MSSTSKKHQSFCSEPMKGKPVTALPGIGPARGSQLQSQGYHKATDVFGKYLTVHENRNEFQGWLKDQSGANFKQQGDCYHALRDWSDNNL